A window of the Macrobrachium rosenbergii isolate ZJJX-2024 chromosome 13, ASM4041242v1, whole genome shotgun sequence genome harbors these coding sequences:
- the LOC136845053 gene encoding leptin receptor gene-related protein isoform X2: MAGIKALVSLAFSASIGLMFLILACALPEYNNWWPFFVLIFYILAPIPSLMARRMSEDSGGSNPCKELAYFLTAGLVVSAFGLPIVLARSPSSAPVIQWGACALVLAGNVVTFLTIWGFFVMADSDDVEYSMW, translated from the exons ATGGCGGGTATCAAAG cactaGTGAGCTTGGCATTTTCAGCTTCCATTGGACTAATGTTCCTGATTCTAGCTTGTGCATTGCCGGAATACAA CAATTGGTGGCCCTTCTTCGTGCTCATCTTCTACATTTTGGCACCAATCCCAAGTCTTATGGCCCGAAGAATGTCTGAAGATTCCGGTGGAAGTAACCCCTGTAAAGAGCTGGCTTACTTTTTAACAGCTGGGTTGGTGGTGTCAGCATTTGGTCTTCCTATTGTTTTAGCTCGATCACCTTCGTCTGCACCAGTG ATCCAGTGGGGTGCTTGTGCATTAGTGCTTGCTGGAAATGTCGTCACATTTCTAACCATCTGGGGTTTCTTTGTTATGGCTGACAGTGATGATGTGGAATATAGCATGTGGTGA
- the LOC136845053 gene encoding leptin receptor gene-related protein isoform X1 produces the protein MAEARRTHLGVLSLQALVSLAFSASIGLMFLILACALPEYNNWWPFFVLIFYILAPIPSLMARRMSEDSGGSNPCKELAYFLTAGLVVSAFGLPIVLARSPSSAPVIQWGACALVLAGNVVTFLTIWGFFVMADSDDVEYSMW, from the exons ATGGCTGAAGCAAGAAGAACACATCTGGGCGTACTTTCTTTACAGG cactaGTGAGCTTGGCATTTTCAGCTTCCATTGGACTAATGTTCCTGATTCTAGCTTGTGCATTGCCGGAATACAA CAATTGGTGGCCCTTCTTCGTGCTCATCTTCTACATTTTGGCACCAATCCCAAGTCTTATGGCCCGAAGAATGTCTGAAGATTCCGGTGGAAGTAACCCCTGTAAAGAGCTGGCTTACTTTTTAACAGCTGGGTTGGTGGTGTCAGCATTTGGTCTTCCTATTGTTTTAGCTCGATCACCTTCGTCTGCACCAGTG ATCCAGTGGGGTGCTTGTGCATTAGTGCTTGCTGGAAATGTCGTCACATTTCTAACCATCTGGGGTTTCTTTGTTATGGCTGACAGTGATGATGTGGAATATAGCATGTGGTGA